A window from Cryptomeria japonica chromosome 1, Sugi_1.0, whole genome shotgun sequence encodes these proteins:
- the LOC131027378 gene encoding uncharacterized mitochondrial protein AtMg00860-like, whose product MSKCDFGMIELYLGKNISAEGVRVDLENVSQLKGFLGLCGFYRRFVRVFSQTIVPLTNLTWKDAFEWSDKVQQYFDKFKELMSTCLVLAIPDFNRPFELHCDALSEGLGAVLMQERHPIAFESRKLRGVEMGYNIYDKEMLPICMP is encoded by the coding sequence atgtcaaaatgtgattttgggaTGATAGAGTTGTATTTGGGGAAAAACATCAGTGCTGAGGGTGTTCGTGTGGATCTAGAGAATGTTTCTCAGTTGAAGGGATTCCTTGGTTTGTGTGGATTTTATCGCCGCTTTGTGAGGGTTTTTTCTCAGACTATTGTACCCCTTACAAATTTAACTTGGAAAGATGCCTTTGAGTGGTCAGACAAAGTTCAACAGTATTTTGACAAATTTAAGGAGTTGATGAGCACATGTCTAGTTTTGGCCATTCCTGATTTCAATAGACCTTTTGAATTGCATTGTGATGCTTTGAGCGAAGGCCTTGGTGCGGTATTGATGCAAGAAAGACACCCTATTGCATTTGAGAGCAGAAAGTTAAGGGGTGTTGAGATGGGCTACAATATATATGACAAGGAGATGTTGCCGATATGCATGCCTTAG